A single Stigmatella aurantiaca DNA region contains:
- a CDS encoding serine/threonine protein kinase: MTPQPFGKYQLLKKLATGGMAEVWLARQTGIEGFAKNLVVKRILPHLAEDHEFVEMFRNEALIAARFTHPNIAQVYEFGEANGTYYIAMEFVHGEDLGRVMRKAYGKDQWIARPLAIRIVAAACEGLYYAHTRTDDAGRPLKVVHRDISPQNILISFDGSVKLVDFGIAKAADQVGLTKSGAIKGKFAYMAPEQASGKALDHRADIFAIGLVLYELLTCNRPLKRETELATLQAALECSIQPPSQVADVPPGMDEVVMRALSKAADDRYRDARQFQLALEEALVREQAVASSVQISELMETLFADRLQEEKKSGNPEPNGEDSSSSANLAPPAPPAEPAPARPSRTPPSAVADMRWEAPPGESSQRHDRPRTSTGIRPATRTSQPPSLHEEMNEYLAPQGTQVAPVPRRSGETPRRATGAGQTAVGRMPSRPEMRAPTEDAAPVRRSASRQVPLSEEEARPAPRPSRAALALEARARRQEEEDPYEDSERTQLPEPEPETQPTPSPAPPPRRRTTGHVSQVRPSGEHSQPPRRRTGVVPKSSVEMREAPVRKPVVVEDDEPSSPSAPAAPKPKRPVLRNPGEVLKKVLAGVALLGVAGLIFAFRDKLNIKGIDGQGILVSVDTSPKTHVTVRHSDRCGSSDPLTELGETPLKGVAGAHIQDTLILENRQQGIYAEEELPYGEPGEIKVIKREFKMGSVQLKVSPRNPGKITIRERGQDIYDFTPGIPFDLMEGPHVLELHSEKLEKPLTVEVQVRRGATTTVSADLNAQTVKEVLP, translated from the coding sequence ATGACTCCTCAGCCTTTCGGGAAATACCAGCTTCTGAAGAAGCTCGCCACGGGCGGCATGGCCGAGGTCTGGCTTGCGCGCCAGACGGGGATCGAGGGCTTCGCCAAGAACCTGGTCGTCAAACGCATCCTCCCGCACTTGGCGGAGGACCACGAGTTCGTGGAGATGTTCCGGAACGAGGCGCTGATCGCCGCGCGCTTCACCCACCCGAACATCGCCCAGGTGTACGAGTTCGGCGAGGCCAACGGCACCTATTACATCGCCATGGAGTTCGTCCACGGCGAGGACCTGGGCCGGGTGATGCGCAAGGCCTACGGCAAGGACCAGTGGATTGCCCGTCCGCTGGCCATCCGCATCGTCGCCGCCGCGTGCGAGGGGCTGTATTACGCGCACACCCGCACGGATGACGCGGGCCGCCCCCTCAAGGTGGTGCACCGGGACATCTCCCCGCAGAACATCCTCATCAGCTTCGACGGCTCGGTGAAGCTGGTGGACTTCGGCATCGCCAAGGCCGCCGACCAGGTGGGGCTCACGAAGTCCGGCGCCATCAAGGGCAAGTTCGCCTACATGGCCCCGGAGCAGGCCTCGGGCAAGGCGCTGGATCACCGCGCGGACATCTTCGCCATCGGGCTGGTGCTCTACGAACTGCTCACGTGCAACCGCCCGCTCAAGCGCGAGACGGAGCTGGCCACGCTCCAGGCCGCGCTCGAGTGCAGCATCCAGCCGCCCTCCCAGGTGGCCGATGTGCCCCCGGGCATGGACGAGGTGGTGATGCGGGCGCTGTCCAAGGCGGCGGATGACCGCTACCGCGACGCGCGCCAGTTCCAGCTCGCCCTGGAGGAGGCCCTCGTGCGCGAGCAGGCGGTGGCCAGCTCCGTGCAGATCTCCGAGCTGATGGAGACGCTCTTCGCGGACCGCCTCCAGGAGGAGAAGAAGTCCGGCAACCCCGAGCCCAACGGAGAGGACTCCAGCAGCTCGGCCAACCTGGCCCCCCCGGCGCCGCCCGCGGAGCCCGCGCCCGCCCGGCCGTCGCGGACCCCGCCGTCCGCCGTGGCGGACATGCGCTGGGAGGCCCCTCCGGGCGAGAGCTCCCAGCGTCACGACCGGCCCCGCACCTCCACGGGCATCCGGCCCGCCACGCGCACCTCCCAGCCGCCCTCGCTGCACGAGGAGATGAACGAGTACCTGGCGCCGCAGGGCACCCAGGTGGCGCCGGTGCCCCGGCGCTCGGGGGAGACGCCCCGCCGGGCCACGGGCGCCGGACAGACGGCCGTCGGGCGCATGCCCTCGCGCCCGGAGATGAGGGCTCCCACCGAGGACGCGGCGCCCGTGCGGCGCAGTGCCTCCCGGCAGGTGCCGCTCTCCGAGGAGGAGGCGCGCCCCGCGCCCCGGCCTTCCCGCGCGGCGCTTGCCCTGGAGGCCCGGGCACGGCGCCAGGAGGAAGAGGACCCCTACGAGGACTCCGAGCGCACCCAGTTGCCGGAGCCGGAGCCGGAGACGCAGCCCACCCCGTCTCCCGCGCCCCCGCCCCGGCGCCGGACCACGGGCCATGTGAGCCAGGTGCGGCCCTCGGGCGAGCATTCCCAGCCCCCGCGCCGGCGCACGGGCGTTGTCCCCAAGAGCAGCGTGGAGATGCGGGAGGCGCCCGTACGCAAGCCGGTGGTGGTGGAGGACGATGAGCCCTCCTCGCCCTCGGCCCCCGCGGCGCCCAAGCCGAAGAGGCCCGTGCTGCGCAACCCGGGCGAGGTGCTCAAGAAGGTCCTTGCCGGGGTGGCCCTCCTGGGGGTGGCAGGGCTCATCTTCGCCTTCCGGGACAAGCTCAACATCAAGGGCATCGACGGCCAGGGCATCCTGGTGTCGGTGGACACGTCCCCGAAGACCCACGTGACGGTGCGCCACAGCGACCGGTGCGGCAGCTCGGATCCCCTGACCGAGCTGGGCGAGACGCCCCTCAAGGGGGTGGCGGGCGCCCACATCCAGGACACGCTCATCCTGGAGAACCGTCAGCAGGGCATCTACGCCGAGGAGGAGCTGCCCTACGGCGAGCCCGGCGAGATCAAGGTCATCAAGCGCGAGTTCAAGATGGGCTCCGTCCAGCTCAAGGTCAGCCCCCGCAACCCGGGGAAGATCACCATCCGGGAGCGGGGCCAGGACATCTACGACTTCACCCCGGGCATCCCGTTCGATCTGATGGAGGGCCCGCACGTGCTGGAGCTTCACAGCGAGAAGCTCGAGAAGCCCCTCACGGTGGAGGTCCAGGTGAGGCGGGGCGCCACCACCACGGTGTCGGCGGACCTGAACGCCCAGACCGTCAAGGAAGTGCTGCCCTAG
- a CDS encoding VTC domain-containing protein has product MISFAEGEVTKLRREFKLVLEPAAAAALSSRLCLELDGHLPPPTRIVSIYFDKPGYPLTQRAVNTPNDCMKVRTKEYSPDLGAEGVERVVLEAKRERNGVTQKRRVWVPRWRLKSVLRGSTGLLPLIAGGGLIPVLGVTYQRHVYQASHTWRVTVDREIGYHSIPPGLALSESALTVERLGPPLHLDSRVVVEVKHLGQELPEWLAALHPGGRKPAYSKFAEGMARIHSFAADGVLGG; this is encoded by the coding sequence ATGATCTCGTTCGCCGAAGGCGAAGTCACCAAACTGCGCCGCGAGTTCAAGCTGGTGCTGGAACCCGCCGCCGCCGCCGCGCTCAGCTCGCGGCTGTGCCTGGAGCTGGACGGCCACCTGCCGCCCCCCACGCGCATCGTCTCCATCTACTTCGACAAGCCGGGCTACCCGCTGACCCAGCGCGCGGTGAACACCCCGAACGACTGCATGAAGGTGCGCACCAAGGAGTACTCGCCGGACCTGGGCGCCGAGGGCGTGGAGCGCGTGGTGCTCGAGGCCAAGCGCGAGCGCAACGGCGTCACCCAGAAGCGCCGGGTGTGGGTGCCGCGCTGGCGGCTCAAGAGCGTGCTGCGCGGCAGCACAGGGCTGCTGCCGCTCATCGCCGGGGGCGGGCTGATCCCCGTGCTCGGGGTGACGTACCAGCGCCACGTGTACCAGGCCTCGCACACCTGGCGGGTGACGGTGGACCGGGAGATTGGCTACCACTCGATTCCGCCGGGCCTGGCCCTGTCGGAGTCGGCGCTGACGGTGGAGCGGCTGGGACCGCCGCTGCACCTGGACAGCCGCGTGGTGGTGGAAGTGAAGCACCTGGGACAGGAGCTGCCAGAGTGGCTGGCGGCGCTGCACCCGGGAGGCAGGAAGCCGGCGTACAGCAAGTTCGCCGAGGGGATGGCGAGGATTCACTCCTTCGCCGCGGATGGGGTTCTTGGGGGTTAG
- a CDS encoding rhodanese-like domain-containing protein: MPIPEISPTELAARLEGPAEQRPVLLDVRFPEEHEYVALPGSVLIPLPELEERAQELEGFRGRPVVVYCHHGVRSLDGAAYLRALGLEAVSLRGGIDLYARAVEPRLPRY, from the coding sequence ATGCCCATTCCGGAGATCTCCCCCACTGAACTGGCCGCCCGCCTGGAGGGGCCCGCCGAGCAACGGCCCGTCCTCCTGGACGTGCGCTTCCCCGAGGAGCACGAGTACGTGGCCCTGCCCGGCTCGGTGCTCATTCCCCTGCCCGAGCTGGAGGAGCGCGCCCAGGAGCTGGAGGGCTTCCGGGGCCGCCCCGTGGTCGTCTACTGCCACCACGGCGTCCGCAGCCTGGATGGCGCGGCCTACCTGCGGGCGCTGGGCCTGGAGGCCGTCTCGCTCCGGGGCGGCATCGACCTGTACGCGCGCGCGGTGGAGCCGCGCCTGCCGCGCTACTAG